In one window of Mus pahari chromosome 3, PAHARI_EIJ_v1.1, whole genome shotgun sequence DNA:
- the Ppp1r26 gene encoding LOW QUALITY PROTEIN: protein phosphatase 1 regulatory subunit 26 (The sequence of the model RefSeq protein was modified relative to this genomic sequence to represent the inferred CDS: inserted 1 base in 1 codon; substituted 1 base at 1 genomic stop codon) has protein sequence MFLMTSPPVVLLQSRWEAFGQPRSFCFPDCFSEAKEEGSRASASASVQMLISTLQRDEAALGMGHERLTQRGQRAERSRDTRLAPKPAVCKEQPEFPACGLVANCSTLGKDEAGRLGPLELDSDSDDSVDRDIEEAIQEYLKARGGASEPVSQGGPSIPEPAHSSTLSVPCPSQLTPGSGSVPXGASEDRGSTSPASMSSEDSFEQSIRXEIEQFLNEKRQHENLKCDGFVDKKSDPNTSPARLRGNRETSARAALMGTCKGFIFRKPPRLTKMSTQPRSFQPKPTTEPEPAVSTKLAAHRPEAAQGRGGVRRSMPARCSKHIRISVPVHQAXDSSSDDGIEEAIQLYQLEKTRKGTSGDPPLRAQLKEESPGSAQPSALPETHRRPPSKKKLAVPKVTDTTQGGLHPGPLSKLLMDSRASVPSGHAAAKSEAVCQASRLADTSTELMCAEAILDISKTILPAPMEGSDRPPSRSPLFCPQPMPPRSEGDSSNVDSDDSIEQEIRTFLALKAQVGSPQPAQGPLSSPGPSGQPGMPKAPPAKTLDLPLGCKRKRRGGGSTAVPRKMREGRESAQDADHIQGKAQPGRDGWDPLGHSKITDTPGGEAEAKEQPVPSRTVGLSDTRLPQGALGKATEKESSEDKSSSLDSDEDLDMAIKDLLRSKRKFKKRCRDPRASCKKVRFGGTETRSGEKPSSLAGDWKDHRQQALRSCLPKCRGDNKDGPGQSPGGTFSSVAERAKLGDIGGEDATPTVLPRRKSPEGTPPSKDTGASSPTSEDSAVDSDDSIELEIRRFLAEKAKESVRNTEPQGGPAKPEMPCRKESTLGLQPGVCTRSQKARGTPQLAEGRRGPERARTQAAGLLSQSGRGTLRAEQTTRLTTALGQSESALPKSTCRNSSAKASPPSRRSANVHKDHSPQGSQAAMAESVFGQLPSCAKVGAEAGSAGGALHLNYGSQNLLTPNPGSQADLALPWSDFAHQSRLSNPWVLSSGQGTVWTGVFRGEKEKGATPQAGGPPSLSSGPRKGLPFLSTQLFHFGKNVSWGGKQTGLFSPNLGLPLQAPAFSAFRETQPGHSPIFGSPHLLMKDSGNWPSRKAQGTLRQQDRRNSDSEDKVLDLRYRHRVDREPQDQETLGSDASEFSDTSMEDGGSATVSSKVLKL, from the exons ATGTTCCTCATGACCTCCCCTCCAGTGGTGTTGCTCCAGTCCAGATGGGAGGCCTTTGGCCAGCCCAGGAGCTTCTGCTTCCCAGACTGCTTCTCCGAGGCTAAAGAGGAAGGTTCCAGGGCTTCGGCGAGCGCCAGTGTCCAGATGCTCATCAGCACGCTGCAGAGAGACGAGGCTGCCCTGGGCATGGGACATGAGCGTCTCACCCAAAGAGGCCAACGTGCGGAGAGGTCCCGGGacaccaggctggcccccaaGCCTGCTGTGTGCAAAGAGCAGCCTGAGTTCCCTGCCTGTGGTCTGGTGGCAAACTGCAGCACCCTGGGGAAAGATGAAGCTGGGAGACTCGGCCCCTTGGAGCTGGATTCTGACAGTGATGACTCCGTGGACCGGGACATTGAGGAAGCTATCCAAGAGTACCTGAAGGCAAGGGGNGGGGCTTCTGAACCTGTGTCCCAAGGGGGCCCCTCTATCCCCGAGCCTGCCCACAGCAGTACCCTGTCCGTCCCGTGTCCCTCACAGCTCACTCCTGGCTCAGGTAGTGTTC ATGGAGCCAGTGAAGACCGGGGCTCCACCTCCCCAGCGAGCATGAGCAGCGAGGACTCCTTTGAACAGAGCATCCGANCTGAAATAGAACAGTTTCTTAATGAGAAAAGACAGCATGAAAACCTGAAGTGTGATGGGTTTGTGGATAAAAAATCCGACCCAAACACCAGCCCTGCCAGACTTAGAGGGAACCGAGAAACCTCAGCCAGGGCGGCTCTGATGGGAACGTGTAAGGGATTCATCTTCCGAAAACCTCCCAGGTTAACAAAGATGAGCACACAGCCGAGAAGCTTCCAGCCTAAGCCCACCACAGAGCCGGAGCCCGCAGTGAGCACGAAGCTGGCCGCCCACAGACCCGAGGCTgcacagggcaggggtggggtgaggaggagcaTGCCTGCCAGGTGCAGCAAGCACATCAGGATCTCAGTCCCAGTGCACCAGGCATAGGACTCCAGCAGCGATGATGGCATTGAGGAGGCCATCCAGCTGTACCAGCTggagaaaaccaggaaggggaccAGTGGGGACCCACCTCTGAGAGCCCAGCTGAAAGAGGAAAGCCCTGGCAGTGCCCAGCCAAGTGCCTTGCCTGAAACCCACAGGAGACCCCCTAGCAAGAAAAAGCTGGCAGTTCCCAAGGTTACAGACACCACCCAGGGGGGCCTCCACCCTGGTCCCCTCTCCAAGCTCCTGATGGATTCGAGAGCCTCTGTACCTTCAGGACACGCAGCTGCCAAGAGCGAAGCTGTGTGCCAGGCCTCACGCCTAGCAGACACATCTACCGAGCTGATGTGCGCAGAAGCGATCCTGGACATCTCCAAGACCATCCTGCCAGCCCCCATGGAAGGCAGTGACAGGCCTCCGTCCAGGAGCCCACTCTTCTGTCCCCAACCCATGCCTCCCCGCTCTGAAGGTGACAGTAGCAACGTTGACAGTGATGACAGCATCGAGCAGGAGATCCGAACGTTTTTGGCCCTCAAGGCACAAGTAGGGAGCCCTCAGCCTGCCCAGGGTCCACTGTCCTCGCCTGGCCCCAGTGGCCAGCCTGGCATGCCCAAGGCCCCTCCTGCTAAAACACTAGATCTCCCTCTGGGCTGCAAACGGAAAcggagaggtggaggcagcacTGCAGTGCCCAGGAAAATGAGAGAGGGTAGAGAAAGTGCCCAGGACGCTGACCACATCCAGGGGAAGGCTCAGCCTGGCCGTGACGGGTGGGACCCTCTTGGGCACAGCAAAATCACAGACACCCCCGGAGGAGAGGCTGAAGCCAAGGAGCAGCCTGTCCCCTCCAGGACCGTTGGGCTCAGTGACACACGCCTACCACAAGGGGCCCTCGGGAAGGCCACTGAGAAGGAGAGCTCTGAGGATAAGAGCAGTTCTCTGGACAGTGACGAGGACCTGGACATGGCCATCAAGGACTTGCTAAGATCCAAGCGCAAGTTTAAGAAGAGGTGCCGAGACCCACGGGCTTCCTGTAAGAAGGTCAGATTTGGCGGCACAGAGACTCGGAGTGGGGAGAAGCCGAGCAGCCTTGCAGGGGACTGGAAAGACCACAGACAGCAGGCACTACGGAGCTGTCTGCCCAAGTGCAGAGGGGACAATAAAGATGGCCCAGGACAGAGCCCAGGAGGCACCTTCAGCAGCGTGGCAGAGAGGGCGAAGCTGGGTGACATAGGGGGCGAGGATGCAACCCCCACTGTTCTCCCCAGGAGGAAAAGTCCAGAAGGGACTCCTCCCTCTAAGGACACAGGagcctccagccccacatctgagGACAGCGCAGTGGACAGCGATGACAGCATTGAGCTGGAGATCAGGAGGTTTTTGGCAGAGAAAGCCAAGGAGTCTGTACGCAACACGGAACCTCAAGGGGGCCCTGCCAAGCCGGAGATGCCCTGTAGGAAAGAGTCAACCCTGGGGTTGCAGCCTGGAGTGTGTACACGGAGCCAAAAAGCCAGGGGGACCCCTCAGCTGGCCGAAGGAAGGAGAGGCCCAGAGAGAGCTCGGACACAGGCAGCCGGCCTCTTGAGCCAGTCTGGGAGGGGCACCCTTCGTGCTGAGCAGACCACCCGCCTCACCACTGCCCTGGGCCAAAGCGAGTCAGCACTGCCCAAGAGCACCTGCAGGAACAGTTCTGCCAAAGCATCCCCACCAAGCAGGAGAAGTGCTAATGTCCACAAAGACCACAGCCCACAGGGAAGCCAGGCTGCCATGGCAGAAAGTGTGTTCGGTCAGCTGCCCAGTTGTGCCAAAGTGGGTGCCGAGGCTGGAAGTGCCGGGGGGGCCTTGCACCTGAACTATGGCAGTCAGAACTTGCTAACCCCCAACCCTggatcccaggctgaccttgccCTCCCTTGGAGTGACTTTGCACACCAGAGCAGGCTATCCAACCCATGGGTGCTGAGCTCAGGTCAAGGCACAGTGTGGACAGGGGTCTTTCGGggtgaaaaggaaaagggggccACACCACAGGCTGGGGGCCCACCCAGCCTCTCCTCAGGCCCCAGGAAGGGCCTGCCTTTCCTCTCCACCCAGCTCTTCCACTTCGGGAAGAATGTTTCTTGGGGGGGCAAGCAGACCGGCCTCTTCAGCCCCAATCTGGGCTTACCTCTGCAGGCTCCAGCGTTCTCAGCCTTCAGGGagacccagcctggccacagccCTATATTTGGAAGCCCACACTTGCTAATGAAGGACAGTGGGAACTGGCCAAGCCGGAAGGCTCAAGGGACCCTGAGACAACAGGACAGGAGGAATTCTGACTCTGAGGACAAAGTTCTAGACCTGAGATATCGGCACAGGGTTGACAGGGAACCGCAGGACCAGGAGACCTTGGGCAGTGATGCCAGCGAATTCAGTGACACTTCCATGGAGGATGGGGGCAGTGCCACAGTGAGCAGTAAAGTCCTCAAGTTGTGA